The region CCGATTCTTAAAGTATAAGCTAGTTTTGACACCTATTTTCCGCCGTTTCTTAACCTGAGTTAGCCACTCCTCGGAGAAATTAAATACTATACGGACGGTTTGATGGCAGTCAGCCATTCGAAACAAAGGCAGATACAAACAAAGCTTATACGGCTACCTGGCTCTTCACAACTGGCTGATTTCTTCCCCCAAACAGAACCAATTGTCGCATTGAATTTCGTTTTCGAGCAAACACAAAAGTGTTCACATATTTCGTGAGTCTATTTTTGCACGAAGAGTCCTATTGAAATTTGGGGCCAGGCTGGGCAATgcgtttaaaattaaatttaattgcagtCACAGAGATAATCACAAAGAGGTGCCTCCCGACCCCCAAAACAATGCCGAAAGGTGAAAGAAATGTCAAACGTGCCtcatataagatataatagCCGCATTCAGAGCTGGCTTGTAatgcaaatttaaatgaaaccgAAAATATTAGTGTTTTAGACCGGCCGGACGGGTCTCGAGATTAGGAAACTGGGAATCTCTAGCCGACCATAAAATGCCGTAAAATATGTGACTATGCAGATGAGAAGAGTGTCCGGCCCAGAGCAAAAATAGTTCCAGGGTACCTGCGCGCCGTTCCTGCCCGCGAGCTTCCACCGAAATTTCTCCGAAAACGAAATTCATCGAAATGGTGGCCCCCGCAATCGTAACACTCGAATTGATTGAGAGCCGGAGATAAGAGCTCCGAGAGCGCCTGATAACCGGGTTATGGGTGCTCGAGTGGAGTTGAGGAACTCCATCTGTTTCCAGTTCCACATAAGTTTGAGGGGTTGTCGGGGAAAAGAAACCGTGGTGTAACACGGATGGTTCAAACTTAGCGCTTACGGAACCAACAGTGGAATTTTTCCGCCTTatttgggtttgtttttgtgACTGGCTGGCGAAGAAATCCGCTCGGCATAAGTTTATGCAAACGACTGCTTGGCGACCCGCAATTTGCCGGGCAATTTGAACAATTTCACTAACGATTCACATTTAATTCTCAGACAAATTACGGGCACTCAAGGACCGCCCAGATCATCTGGTACGCAGTACAGAGGGCTAGCACCCATTTACATTCCACCTTCGTGGCAGAGGCATTTACACGATCATCGTCGGCGGGGCTGGACATTTTCGGACGGGTCCGACCTCAGGGGCGGCAATTGGGACTTTTTCGATCAGCACGGCCACCGTTTATGGCCGAGGCATTGAATACTTTTGGCTTGCGGCTGGGACGCGCGCGGGTTACAAATCTGACTGCGTTTTGAAACAGATTTCCTTCGTTTTCgattcgatttcgatttcgctTTGGGTTTcgctatttttattttccgcaGACTTTCACCCCGGCAGAAATGTCTCGCGGCTGGCAGAAGACTAATATTTTGTGGCTTTCGAGGCTCGTTGactcataaatatttacccTTTTCTTGATGTATTTGGCTATTTTCGAGATTTTCATGGTTTTGGCGCTCATTTTGGCAGCGTTTTCGCCGGCGGCCCCAGAAGAATCGCAGAATCGTGGAGAACCGCAGACCGAGAGAGCGTGGCGCTTTCTTCGCACTCTTGCCTCCTCtgattttctgtttttctgaCTTTCTGTTTTTCTCCGTATCTAATTTTGGACACGCTGCGCTGCGCGGAAAAACCCGAAAGACACAGAAGTCGCTTCCCAGGGCAGGTGATCGAATATTGCTCTGTTTTCGGGACGGCTAGAGTCACATTTTCGGAAGACAGCTCCTTTCACCCGGATCACACGCGGCCGCCAGTGGGCTCTCGAGTCTCGAATGTTCAGAATGGGACGCGACGCGACTGTGCGGCTTGGAAGTGTTGCGAAAACTAAAAGCCAGCGATCGCTGGCTCAGTCGACACAGTCGCAGCCGCAGTCGCAGCGGGCGtcgcagcagcggcagcaacaaatgAAACAACATCGGCACAACAACGCGGGcagtaaaaacaataacaatatcaCCAGCAACAAAACGTGGCTCAGCTGCCCGGGCATCGCGTCGCTGCCTGCCTGCTGATATGGCTCAGCTGCGGGGTGTAGTCTATATAGGGGCCCAAAGGGACGCGACTGTGGGCGGGACGGCGATCTTGCATTAGCAGCACTGATCAATTGGGCATTTGGAAGGGGTCCAGAGCCAAAGGCGGCGCTCCTCGCTTCTCTGAGAGCTCTCTCGCTTGCCATAATAAGTAAAAgcaaatatacttttaattaGACCCTTTCTGCCGATTCGCAAGGATCAAGGTGTCCTGTGTACGCAGAAGGAAAACCAACCATAGGACTGAGATAATCTATAAAACACTTTCAGATCACATGAAGTCCAAATAAGACGTTTCTTCGCCATAACAAATGGATGTGCTAAAGAATTTGTGGCTTTGCGGATCATGAGAGGCCTGGCTAGGAAACTGAAACTTATTTACAGCAGCCGCTGAGACCTACTGAAATATCTGTTCTATGCGCCCAAACCATGGATATTCTCCAAAACGTATAGAGCTTggctaaaaaaatgttcatagATGCGTAGCATAACAAAAATACTGCACGTAGAACACATCCTAATCGGTGCACCTGCTGAGAAGCCACTCTTGTTTTAACTTCGTTACGCAACGGCTCGAGCCTCTCTTGGGGGAGAGCCGCGCCCGCTTTCCCCGTCGCCGTAATTGCTTTTCAGGTGTTTGCCTGCGCCTTGCTTTACAGCTATGCAAACATATTAACTGTCATGCTAATCAATCGATTGTACACTGGCAGGTGTATTTACGGCCCGGCGAGCCATTTGTTTGCCTTGTCCGCTATTAAACGAAGCATTTTAGCGGCTTACTAAATGTGTGCGCACACTCGTTTGCATGCATTCCTGGAAAGGCAATCAAATCCGTTGCACACACTTATCCGAATGCACCTGGCAAAGACTTAACAACTTGGCGGAAAATTCTAGATGGGATTGCAGCCACAACGTAGGTTCGGACAGAGCAGTCTGTGAAGTAATCAAGATCGTGAGCGGGTTAAAGATCCTTTTTGTGTAACTcgtagttttatttttaaatctaatAAAACGCGGATCTAAGCAAAGGCCACTTTGTAAACAAACGGGTTATCAGCGACTTCACTCCAGCGCAGCTCATTATCACAAGAACCCTTCAATGCAAAAATATGTGGAGACTGTTTAGTGACGTCCATTAAGTGAAAGTTGATAAATGTGGTTGAAATCGCCCATACCTACTATGTTGCTTCAATTCTATATTATCAATATTCAATAACAATAACTTAAGATGTTTAATCATACGATTAACTGGGTAATTTGAATACTGGTTGGAGAATCTTGGATCCATTGATATTTACGGTTATTACTCAATTAATTATTCTTTCCATATGATCGCTTTGAATAAATACTCTTGTAAGTGCTCGATAGAAAACTATAGCCCATTACGATGAGATATTGAGATAGCTATTGCTACCGACAGAAGGAAGCACATATGATCCCAAACAAATGTTAACAAGATCATCGAGAACACCGCCGCAGATTCAATGCCGCACCCATAAGTTTTGTGAGTAAGTACTAAAGACCTCTTACCGTTCTCCTTCTCCGCCCGCCCCGAAGGCGCTTTACTGCAGCATTAAACAAGtgttttaatatcactgcAACAATAAAGTGCGCAACTTAATTCAAAGTGCATTTGCAGTGTAGCGGGGGCCTTTGATGACGCGAGGGATGGAGAGGAAGGGCTGGCAAGTGATATGCAAATTGAGAAGATGATTCGGAGGGGATGAAGATGAAGATGCGAGGAGGCCTTTGAGCAATCCAATTCCAACTGTCCTCCCGGCTCGTTCGTAAAATTCATTGAAGCCAATTGATCGCGCCAGTACAACACCCGGCCTACAAACATATGGACAGCCTGGCGAACACAGATATATGGTTGTTTATAGTACACAGGCAGAGGCGTTCGGCAATTCGAGGCACAGTTGGTGTGGCTGGCGTCAGCGGCCCCtgggagggggcgtggccggggaCCACCGCTTAGAAATTTGCACTCCCAAACACACGGCAGTCCGATCCTCCTCCGCTAATTGAGCGTTTAAGTAAGGCGCTCCGCTTGCCTTTATTTCCCCCCTGTGTTATTCTGCTATTTTTATTCGCCCGAACCGGATTTAGCATCGAAAAATAGACGGTGATGAGACCCCACCAATCAACTAACCAAGCAAAAACTGAAACCGGCTAAATGACAATCGCTGTGGAGCGCCTCAAATACTCATTTAATTTAGATTCAATTAGAATGTAGTTAAATGTAGTTGGCTGAAAGCCGTAGCTTCGGCTGATGCGACGTGTGTTTGAACAGGATTCAGTTGAATCGACTTCTGATTGAAGCATCTGCCGACCACGTCCAGTGCACGATTTATGGCAGGCACGCGCCCATCTGGGCATAAGTAGTCTGCAATATATACTAGCTCAACCGGTTCAGGGCAAAAACAGGAAAGTCATCTGTATTGTGCTTCATTCATGAAGTTATGCGAATCGATTTCAAATGTTTGCGGTTCGCAAATCAACCGATTGACGCAGATTTTGTTGGTTCTTCATGCTGCACGGTATGCTAACGTTCACAATCGCTGCTGAAGTATTCTCCATCTGCCCTTAATTAACTAGAtgattttaattcaaaataaacaagaataTATGTCAAAAATAACAATGTACATTCTGTTTTTAAGACAACCGCAATCCTGGTTTATTTTCGCCGCGCTCATCCATCATCTCAAGATAAGCTCAAGTATTACGCAATCGCCTGGCATTATCTGAATTGTTTTCACTTTGAGTTCACCCAGACCAAACACAAAGAGATCTCCGCATCCACCGATGATGGGTGCCAGAGCTGTCATTCCTTGATGATGTTTTGTTACTTCGATAGCTTGGGGCCACGCTGGCTCAGCGGAAGTTTTCTAAAGCAAGTCCGCGACGGAAGCGATCGTTGGCTGCCATAGGAGTTCCATTTGTGGAGCGATAACCCCTTGAGCGCCAAGATCTATTGATAGCTCCGTGCCGGGTGCCTTCTGCTTTTAACGATTGTAGATGTTTTGATGCGACGCTAATGAGGAAACAATTTGCTGATGCACTGCTACACTGCCAGCAGATAAGGTGGGGAAATCGACCATTCCGGCGATAAGGAGAACCTCAAATCGGGCTTGGAACAGTGCCTGCGCAAACTTCGGCCCCAGCTGGAGTTACTCATCGATCGGGATCCCAGAATTGGAGGAGGCACGCTTACGGGAATGCGAAAACGTGACGGCAAACATTGCGCAAACAAACACACGAAAGGCGCtaattgttgtaaaatgcTGATGAATTAAAATGTGTCTGCACATTAGCAGGTTCCCTTTAAAGTTAAGTATGGCGAAATAGAGCCCGTCGAAAGCCACCCAATTAGCATATCAATTTGGAGTTCTGTCTTGATACACGAAGAACGCGGTTAGCTCGAGGCGCAGAATTGAGGGGCTGGCTCTAGAGCACTCCCAGGTGATCGCTGTGGTCGCACACATTACGCATGTAAATGGGTTGGGTTGTCAGTTGGGCTGGGTTGCGTAATAAGGCCGTGTTTCTTAATGATAAAGCCTCGAAATGATTGGCTGTGGTTGCTTTGAACCCGGGTGACTGAAGTCGCAAAAGCGCCGGAAAAACTAAGTTTCTTGAACTAAGCCAGAGGCATGGGTGGCAAACGTGTTTTTTGCAGCGAATAGCTAACTCAAAAATGAACTTGTCATGTATAATCAAAGTTTACAATGGCAGTCAACAAATGGGCTATCGGAAGTGAGATGTTTGTCATGGAAATTGGTTCTGAAAGGTATGTAAACTCGTTCTAAGAATACGCAAATAGAATGGCACTTCCTTTTTGGGAGCTTTGTCTTGAAATATGTTTTGTTAAATGTGCTTTATATACTTTGTATTTATAGTTTATAAACGAATGAGATACTTGTTAacgaatttttttattttttatacagcTTCATGAACTGAGACATCGAATTTGGTTGGTCCTTCACCTCCGCATTTGGTTGTCCTTTACTTAAGTTAAGTTACTTGATTTGATCAATGCaatgaaaatgtttgaatTTAAGATGTTCActgaaaatgggaaaagtaAAACCTTGCCAATCCAAACAGAGAGTAAATTTTGAATGCTCGCTTGATAAGGAGATGAGCCAATGCTGTAGATACAGGGACTCGAATGTGCAAGAAATCAATGATAAGTGGATAGGGGTGCCGATAATACTCGAGGAACAAGTGCTGTACAGGTGCCAAACATTTTATTGTGGAAAGTTTAATTTTCGATTTCTGGTGGGTTGGAGTAACACAACTAATAAAATGTGCAACAGTGCTTAGATTTGTAAAACTACAGAAACAAATTAAGGACCAGCGAGCacaaactattaaaaatcaacaacaacaaagaaCTAAATATAATtgcaaaaattcaaaattttcagtttttggtttttttgtttaagtttGGTGCGGACAACACAGTTAGGTTTAGGTGAAGAATTCTTATAAAAGGGATTTGGTCCTAACCTCGCCGCCCAACATTTCCAAGTCATGCGATGCGGCATGCGAAGCCGTTTTAATGATCTTGTAGGTCTTGGCGAACGGCGCCTTTATAAGCTGTCGTAGTCGCAGGAGATTAATATCATATGGTACAGTATTAAATTGGGCGAATTGACGGACACATTTTATGGCGGTAGTTTGTAGTTTTAGTTTTGGTTCGATTATATTCGATATTATTTCGATTGGAAAATAAACGCAAATCAAATTGTAAGACACGAAAGGAAGAAAACAGGAAAAGAACAAGAAAACGCATGTACAATACACGTGGGGAAAAAGTAAACAAGATTTACGATTATATAAGTACGTATAGAAAATTTGGcgaaaaatttcattaattagTAATTGTTAAATCGATTTCTGAGGCATAACCTAAAGAAGCAAATGTAATATTCGATTTGGTtcagaattcaaaaatatcGTGGAAGAGCTCGAGAGAATCGTTGAAAAATACAGAACAAGTCGAGGAGAAAACTCAGAGCAAAGAGTTAAACAATATGGAAAGATAGATAAAGAGACAGTCGCGCGTGGGGAGCCCCGAGGCGTCAGAGGACGGATTCGACTCACCTCCCAGGACTCGCGTGTCAAGTCGCTTATCTCCTCGCCATCCTGGCTGCCGCCGCCAATGCCGGCCTTGGTGGTGCCGCTCTTGGTCCACTCGGTGTCCTCCTGGATCAACTCGAAGCCACGCGCCTTGATCTGCTCTTCGTCCAGCTCACCGTACAGGTGTTTCACCCAGGTGTTTATGAAGCGATAGAGCTCATCAACGctgaaatttaaatagaattcagttaacgattcaCTTGATGAGGATCATTTATTTGTTGAAAAATCTTACGCACTTATTCAAGACTCTTGGAAATAAGGTTGtactttaaaatgcaaaaaactAGGAAATTGCTATCGATCAGATTCCAGCGGTACTGCTGACTATTTACTATGCTAACGCCCTTTTAGCTTAGTTTTAGAGAGATTCTCAACATTTGGATACGTattgatcaataaaatctatttcaatttacacttttacaaaatcttCAAAAATGTCGGCACAGGTTGTAGAGCTATGgttgtttgtgggcgttagaaagagtttccgagatctcggGAGACACAGGGAAAGAATGgccatggctagatcgacttggctaCTTTAAGGGGTCGAAAACGCTGCCTGGTTTCTACGAGTTACTAATATTAGTTTCCgtgaatttgatttaattttatttgtacacaatagctttgtttttaactCGAAAGTAAGCGGTTCTGCGCCTGCTCGTGCATAATTTCTTCACGGTAATTTAGTACCTGTCAAAACGGCAACGTTATAGTGGCCTGCTTACTCACCGATTCTTTGGCACACTGAACCAGTACTCAGCGCGCAACTTGTTCTTGCCGTAGGACATGACAGAGGTTGGCAGCGGAATGGCCTTGCCGATGGGCTTGCCCATGCGCAGGCGCAGATACAATGGTGGGTCAAGGCAGGCTCGGGCCGGGCGTGGGATGAGTTCTGCGGAAAATACAGTGTTAGTTGGACTCTCCTCCATACAAATATCTGTCCACCATGATCTTACTGTCCACACTGATAAAGAGTTCCGGCTTGTCGTCCATAGATACCATGGAGCGGTAGTCCAGCTTGGGCGCCTGCTTGGCCTCCTTCAGCTTGGTGCTGGACGAAGTGCCCTCCGACGAGTGAGGACGTATAAAGGTACCGATTGAGGAACGTCTGGGGAggcacaaaaaaaagaattagcGTGATCCTAAGCCAGGTCGAGGAGAACGATTTGTCAACGATGATCGGAATTTACACTCGGAACTCAAAAATGAAGCTGATGAAACACTCGAAACCAAAGAGGGGTGAATGTGCTCGGTGGATCGAGGTATTCTTGCGATTCAACACTACAACATCAACATCACTAGCAACaacaagagcaacaacaacggcaacgaATGGTGGAACACATCAAGAAAGTGGTGACAGCTGATCCAAGATCCGTCCTTACCCATAGGTCATGTGACCCTCGGAATGAGTCGAGTGCGGAGTCAATGGCGGCACAGGTGAGCCACCAGAGTCCTCGGACGGTGTTTTCGAAAATAGATTCCCGCCCAGCTCTGACACCAGAGTGATGGGCGAGCTATATGCAAGTGTGTGTACATAGTTTGAAATCGGGTGTTTTGTGTCGTGTTGTGTTGTGCAGTGTGGTGTGGTCGAGGAGTGTTCAGGTATGAGCGGGAAAAGTGGAGTATGTATGTTTAGCAAAGCAGCCGATCCGCACAAAACGAAGGTAAGCATTTTGATTTTTCGGTTTTGTTCAGTTTTCGAaacgaaataaacaaaatttgttttaccaATTATAGTCATAGATCGCTAAATGAGAGTGCATTGCGTTCGGATGGACTCACCTTGAGAATACTTTCGAAAATACACTCTGATTGGAGTCACCCGTGTTGGGCGCCGAATCTGCGTCTCCGGACTTGTTCAGGCTTCCGCTGCCCACGCCTCCGGGCTGGACCGCTCCGCCCTCCCCGGTCAAACCCTCCACCCAGGTCAGGGGATACGAGAGACGTTTCAGCATCTGCAGAGGGAgcgaaataaattaataggcGTTAATTTTTCACGATCTgttattttttgataaaaatgtaaatttggtTAATTTGCAACACACTACCTTGTTTTTCTTGTCCGCCTGTTTGTCGGTGGCCGCCAGAGCAGCCGCCTGGGCCTGAGCCTGCTGAGCGGCCTCGTCGTCCACGCTGAAGCTGACGCTGGAGGTCTTCTTGCGGGCTCCTGTGCCGGCATCCAGGCTCTGGCCCAGGATGGTGCTGCGAGGCGGAGACTCGCTGAAGTGCGTCGGCACAATGGTTTTCGGTGGTACCCAGTCGGAGCTGAGGACAATGTCCGCGTCGCTGTAGACGGCTTTCTTTGGTATCGGCTGTACGTTGGGAACGGGCTCGCGGATGTCGATGCCCGAGTCGTAGCACGACTGCTTGGACAGCTGCTCCAGGTGCTCCAGGTCGATGCCGGAGGGGGGCAGGGGGGCCACGGCGGAGGCTggagcggcggcggcggcagcggctcCCAGAGGCTGGCTGGGCGGTACGCCGCTCACCGAGCTATTTGCCGAATGAGGATCCTGGACCCGGGCACCGCTGTCCACGGTAATGTTGGACTCGTTGTCGGCCTCGTCTTCCGAGGATCTTCGGGAATTAGACAAACAATATCTGAGTAATATTCGGGGGCGAGGCACACACAGGTTTTTGTACAAGAGGCAAGTTTGTGGGTTTGATGTGATTGGAGTTTGGTGAAAAGCGGTTTGATAACACAAATTGCATTTATGGGTGAAGGTTTGGCGGGGCGTGGTTCGAAATATGAAAGTAAAAACACAAGAATACAAACAGAAAGTTATTAAGGCAATTAAAAACTCTCTTTGGCAAGCCAAAGTCTTATCATAACCTAGTTATATTCAAAGTTAATTACTGTATGGAAGCTACTTGAGATAGTTCTTTATTAAAAGCTGATAGCGATATTCAAAAAGAAACTGCGCAGTGAATTGGCaaattaatcaatttttttttgtaatcatAGGAAACCATAAACAGATTTAAACCGCTTGCATATCAATTAtcgagttttttttatttgtggtATATGAAATAAAGCGACAATTAATTCCGCATTTGAGCTTCGTAAATTTGTTATGGTAATTAGATTTATCTTCAaacaatgttatttttttcttttgtacaaataaaaaggtcaacaattaaaagttctaataatttaaaagtttttagaatATTAAGGCAGACAACCAGAAAATTTTCCATTATGTGATGTAAGAAAAAAATGTCCAAATATGGTTTAACAAACAGAATTGCTAGGAGAACGTGTGAAGTAAAAAGCGTGTATCAGCTGGGCAAACACTAACCGGTCTTTGCTCGGAATGGCCCAGTGGTGATCCAACAAACTCTTGCGGCGCTCTTCGAGGGTGGAGCGAGTGCTGGAGAGGCCCAGGCCGGTCTTCTTGTCTTCATCGTCTTGAGCGTCAGTCTTAGCGCTATCTTTGGCTTCCGTTGATGAGTCCTAAAGCAAACTCGATCACATAAGTTTGGATAGGggataaatatgttttaagtGTTTTACCTCCACTCGTTCGCGGTCGAAGGCTTTGGGAAAGGCGTCGCCGTCACGTCCAGTGCTGGAGCAAAGCGACTCCTGGTCGTCGGTAATCTCCAACGATCCGATTTCAGCTATAGTTGGATAGAGCCATTATAATTTTACGTGCGGGGAACTCCTTCATATTACTCACCATCCAAACGCTCTTTGCCGTCCTCGCCCAGCAGCGGCTGCTGCTCCGACAACTCCTTGGAGTCCTCCTCGACTAATACTGGTTTGGGATAATATATCTCCGGCTTCTCGGCGTCGCCCGACCCGGAGTTAAGACCTTGACCTGCTCCTCCGGCCACCCGCATGTGCGCAATGTCGTGGAAGATGGCGGCGTTGACCACCAGCTCCATGGGCGCGATGACGCCATAGCTCTCCGGGCCGTGCTCGATGACCAGGGGATCGCTGACATTGGGATCGAACATGACGGCGTTGGGCGTGACCAGAAGGACGCCACCCACCACGCCCTGTCCGTCCGTGATGTGGCGCACATTGATCTTTAGGAAGCGCTGGGTGATCACCGGATCGTCGCTCTTGttggcctcctcctcggcctGCTGCTGGCTACTGCCGCCCACGCGTTCGATGTGTCCGGGCTTGGGGGATCCGGGGCGCAGGCCCTCGAGTATGTCTGCAAGGAACGGCATTTAATTAACACACTGACTTGGGGTGCGAGAAGTACAATATATTGGTCTGCAAAAAACGGcgtttaattaatataatatattggGGGCGAGTGGTTTTCGGGGGGTTTCGGAAGGCTTTTGCTGGGCTGTGATTTTTATCAACTACACCCGTGGCCGGCGATAAGATAGTGAAAGCAAAATTGATATATGGGATAGTTTAAACTAAATCTGCGCCTTGTGACCTCCTTTGTT is a window of Drosophila biarmipes strain raj3 chromosome 3R, RU_DBia_V1.1, whole genome shotgun sequence DNA encoding:
- the LOC108032877 gene encoding uncharacterized protein LOC108032877 isoform X1 gives rise to the protein MSIIDSGKYRLRKDWASASIPSLVNIDEHDGDSGSGDTEGSLSVTAPLPPQKPPRRSSLALGLFSSKSDKSQKRRSSIAVSFLRRDSSKNSTKDSYESAVRSEKSDGSGTPNSPEIVYSSEENIRASSPNDPGKQTFFEDGSQSRPVLQGLNTSYEGPQNDRQRRRRSSLQTKLDRHRRKKMEYINQRSLDSGLMCSESQSDLTNDSLAEASGSFANGSGHGNGNEDEDDIVDPSHGEYFPREKRHSWWNIFVPDNFKNRSRRASQDVSSLSRSVDNLAIPVRRSKSRSVDHGLAAPFDLDSLRSKVEQRFESVDKLSRQKSSLPTIPTISYTVGNRDTLTSVAARFDTTPSELTHLNRLNSSFIYPGQQLLVPDKKSKDKDDVSSSSTHDLDGSLSGKSSPVERKLSGDESREKDILEGLRPGSPKPGHIERVGGSSQQQAEEEANKSDDPVITQRFLKINVRHITDGQGVVGGVLLVTPNAVMFDPNVSDPLVIEHGPESYGVIAPMELVVNAAIFHDIAHMRVAGGAGQGLNSGSGDAEKPEIYYPKPVLVEEDSKELSEQQPLLGEDGKERLDAEIGSLEITDDQESLCSSTGRDGDAFPKAFDRERVEDSSTEAKDSAKTDAQDDEDKKTGLGLSSTRSTLEERRKSLLDHHWAIPSKDRYCLSNSRRSSEDEADNESNITVDSGARVQDPHSANSSVSGVPPSQPLGAAAAAAAPASAVAPLPPSGIDLEHLEQLSKQSCYDSGIDIREPVPNVQPIPKKAVYSDADIVLSSDWVPPKTIVPTHFSESPPRSTILGQSLDAGTGARKKTSSVSFSVDDEAAQQAQAQAAALAATDKQADKKNKMLKRLSYPLTWVEGLTGEGGAVQPGGVGSGSLNKSGDADSAPNTGDSNQSVFSKVFSRRSSIGTFIRPHSSEGTSSSTKLKEAKQAPKLDYRSMVSMDDKPELFISVDKLIPRPARACLDPPLYLRLRMGKPIGKAIPLPTSVMSYGKNKLRAEYWFSVPKNRVDELYRFINTWVKHLYGELDEEQIKARGFELIQEDTEWTKSGTTKAGIGGGSQDGEEISDLTRESWELIKAPFAKTYKIIKTASHAASHDLEMLGGEVLSMSTDEYRKTSLFATGSFDLDFPIPDLIGKTEILTEEHREKLCSHLPARAEGYSWSLIFSTSQHGFALNSLYRKMARLESPVLIVIEDTEHNVFGALTSCSLHVSDHFYGTGESLLYKFNPSFKVFHWTGENMYFIKGNMESLSIGAGDGRFGLWLDGDLNQGRSQQCSTYGNEPLAPQEDFVIKTLECWAFV
- the LOC108032877 gene encoding nuclear receptor coactivator 7 isoform X13 yields the protein MQNVLITSQYYWSRRASQDVSSLSRSVDNLAIPVRRSKSRSVDHGLAAPFDLDSLRSKVEQRFESVDKLSRQKSSLPTIPTISYTVGNRDTLTSVAARFDTTPSELTHLNRLNSSFIYPGQQLLVPDKKSKDKDDVSSSSTHDLDGSLSGKSSPVERKLSGDESREKDILEGLRPGSPKPGHIERVGGSSQQQAEEEANKSDDPVITQRFLKINVRHITDGQGVVGGVLLVTPNAVMFDPNVSDPLVIEHGPESYGVIAPMELVVNAAIFHDIAHMRVAGGAGQGLNSGSGDAEKPEIYYPKPVLVEEDSKELSEQQPLLGEDGKERLDAEIGSLEITDDQESLCSSTGRDGDAFPKAFDRERVEDSSTEAKDSAKTDAQDDEDKKTGLGLSSTRSTLEERRKSLLDHHWAIPSKDRSSEDEADNESNITVDSGARVQDPHSANSSVSGVPPSQPLGAAAAAAAPASAVAPLPPSGIDLEHLEQLSKQSCYDSGIDIREPVPNVQPIPKKAVYSDADIVLSSDWVPPKTIVPTHFSESPPRSTILGQSLDAGTGARKKTSSVSFSVDDEAAQQAQAQAAALAATDKQADKKNKMLKRLSYPLTWVEGLTGEGGAVQPGGVGSGSLNKSGDADSAPNTGDSNQSVFSKVFSRRSSIGTFIRPHSSEGTSSSTKLKEAKQAPKLDYRSMVSMDDKPELFISVDKLIPRPARACLDPPLYLRLRMGKPIGKAIPLPTSVMSYGKNKLRAEYWFSVPKNRVDELYRFINTWVKHLYGELDEEQIKARGFELIQEDTEWTKSGTTKAGIGGGSQDGEEISDLTRESWELIKAPFAKTYKIIKTASHAASHDLEMLGGEVLSMSTDEYRKTSLFATGSFDLDFPIPDLIGKTEILTEEHREKLCSHLPARAEGYSWSLIFSTSQHGFALNSLYRKMARLESPVLIVIEDTEHNVFGALTSCSLHVSDHFYGTGESLLYKFNPSFKVFHWTGENMYFIKGNMESLSIGAGDGRFGLWLDGDLNQGRSQQCSTYGNEPLAPQEDFVIKTLECWAFV
- the LOC108032877 gene encoding nuclear receptor coactivator 7 isoform X12 gives rise to the protein MQNVLITSQYYWSRRASQDVSSLSRSVDNLAIPVRRSKSRSVDHGLAAPFDLDSLRSKVEQRFESVDKLSRQKSSLPTIPTISYTVGNRDTLTSVAARFDTTPSELTHLNRLNSSFIYPGQQLLVPDKKSKDKDDVSSSSTHDLDGSLSGKSSPVERKLSGDESREKDILEGLRPGSPKPGHIERVGGSSQQQAEEEANKSDDPVITQRFLKINVRHITDGQGVVGGVLLVTPNAVMFDPNVSDPLVIEHGPESYGVIAPMELVVNAAIFHDIAHMRVAGGAGQGLNSGSGDAEKPEIYYPKPVLVEEDSKELSEQQPLLGEDGKERLDAEIGSLEITDDQESLCSSTGRDGDAFPKAFDRERVEDSSTEAKDSAKTDAQDDEDKKTGLGLSSTRSTLEERRKSLLDHHWAIPSKDRYCLSNSRRSSEDEADNESNITVDSGARVQDPHSANSSVSGVPPSQPLGAAAAAAAPASAVAPLPPSGIDLEHLEQLSKQSCYDSGIDIREPVPNVQPIPKKAVYSDADIVLSSDWVPPKTIVPTHFSESPPRSTILGQSLDAGTGARKKTSSVSFSVDDEAAQQAQAQAAALAATDKQADKKNKMLKRLSYPLTWVEGLTGEGGAVQPGGVGSGSLNKSGDADSAPNTGDSNQSVFSKVFSRRSSIGTFIRPHSSEGTSSSTKLKEAKQAPKLDYRSMVSMDDKPELFISVDKLIPRPARACLDPPLYLRLRMGKPIGKAIPLPTSVMSYGKNKLRAEYWFSVPKNRVDELYRFINTWVKHLYGELDEEQIKARGFELIQEDTEWTKSGTTKAGIGGGSQDGEEISDLTRESWELIKAPFAKTYKIIKTASHAASHDLEMLGGEVLSMSTDEYRKTSLFATGSFDLDFPIPDLIGKTEILTEEHREKLCSHLPARAEGYSWSLIFSTSQHGFALNSLYRKMARLESPVLIVIEDTEHNVFGALTSCSLHVSDHFYGTGESLLYKFNPSFKVFHWTGENMYFIKGNMESLSIGAGDGRFGLWLDGDLNQGRSQQCSTYGNEPLAPQEDFVIKTLECWAFV